A window from Aquabacterium sp. NJ1 encodes these proteins:
- a CDS encoding CPBP family intramembrane glutamic endopeptidase, whose amino-acid sequence MADVSVGLLGLAIVVSWWPSPARSGAAGGWGAPWVWLLVAAVLAGLAGGVLNWAALLPLAVFMWLGWWAQESASSSASSKWPPLAFGVMALALALHAFPWFHRVPVFEAVRLSPDAPPFALFASVDKALAGLGLLVWVCRRCGSLPEWRAMLLATAPILLLTVALVLGLGVATHLIHWDPKWPVQAPAFLAINLLFTCVAEEAFFRGLLQERLAQAWGASPLVCWLPALVSAILFGAVHLGGGWPFALLATVAGLGYAAAYARTRRIEAAILTHIAVNATHFLLFTYPALA is encoded by the coding sequence ATGGCCGATGTGAGTGTGGGGCTGCTGGGCCTGGCCATTGTGGTGAGCTGGTGGCCAAGCCCGGCGCGCAGCGGCGCGGCCGGCGGCTGGGGTGCGCCTTGGGTGTGGTTGCTGGTGGCGGCCGTCCTGGCTGGCCTGGCCGGTGGCGTGCTGAACTGGGCCGCGCTGTTGCCACTGGCCGTTTTCATGTGGCTGGGGTGGTGGGCCCAGGAAAGCGCCTCGTCGAGCGCCTCATCAAAGTGGCCGCCTCTGGCCTTTGGCGTGATGGCGCTGGCGCTGGCTTTGCACGCCTTCCCCTGGTTTCACCGCGTGCCGGTGTTTGAAGCCGTTCGGCTGAGTCCGGACGCGCCACCTTTTGCCTTGTTCGCCAGCGTGGACAAGGCCCTGGCCGGCCTGGGGCTGCTGGTCTGGGTGTGCCGGCGTTGTGGCTCGCTGCCTGAATGGCGCGCCATGCTGTTGGCCACCGCACCCATCTTGCTGCTTACCGTGGCCCTGGTGCTGGGCTTGGGTGTGGCAACCCATTTGATCCACTGGGATCCGAAGTGGCCGGTGCAGGCGCCAGCCTTCCTCGCCATCAACTTGCTGTTCACCTGTGTGGCCGAGGAGGCATTCTTCCGTGGGCTGTTGCAGGAACGGTTGGCTCAGGCATGGGGGGCATCGCCACTGGTGTGCTGGCTGCCGGCGCTGGTGTCTGCGATCTTGTTTGGTGCCGTCCACCTGGGTGGTGGGTGGCCCTTTGCCCTGCTGGCCACCGTTGCCGGGCTCGGGTATGCGGCGGCCTATGCGCGCACCCGGCGCATCGAGGCGGCCATCCTCACGCACATCGCGGTCAATGCTACGCACTTCCTGCTGTTCACCTATCCGGCTTTGGCTTGA
- a CDS encoding RidA family protein yields the protein MSIEQRLKDLGITLPPVSVPAAAYVPFVRTGNLVFLSGHIAKKDGQVWAGQLGKNMATADGKAAARAVAIDLMGTLSVAAGGLDKVVRIVKVMSLVNSTPDFTEHHLVTNGCSELLGEVFGEAGVHARSAFGVAQIPLGACVEIELIAEVR from the coding sequence ATGTCCATCGAACAACGCCTCAAAGACCTCGGCATCACCCTGCCCCCGGTGTCGGTGCCCGCCGCCGCCTATGTGCCCTTCGTGCGCACCGGCAACCTGGTCTTTCTGTCCGGCCACATCGCCAAGAAGGACGGCCAGGTCTGGGCTGGGCAACTGGGCAAGAACATGGCCACGGCTGACGGCAAGGCCGCAGCGCGCGCCGTCGCCATCGACCTGATGGGCACGCTCAGCGTGGCCGCCGGGGGGCTGGACAAGGTCGTGCGCATCGTCAAGGTCATGAGCCTGGTCAACAGCACGCCTGACTTCACGGAACACCACCTGGTCACCAATGGCTGCTCGGAACTGCTGGGCGAGGTCTTTGGTGAAGCCGGCGTGCATGCCCGCAGCGCGTTCGGCGTGGCGCAGATCCCGCTGGGGGCCTGCGTTGAAATCGAACTGATCGCCGAAGTGCGCTGA
- a CDS encoding disulfide bond formation protein B has translation MAKLSPRLALSLMGLASGVSVALALLAQHKFGMEPCPWCILQRMIFIVLTVLCLLAAALPGALPRRALSALTLPLTLGGIGAALWQHFVAAKSASCALTFADKLITFVGADTRWPDIFEVRASCADAAASVLGVPFEFWSLALFAVVGMALLYSIVTPDRRA, from the coding sequence ATGGCCAAGTTGTCTCCGCGTCTCGCACTGAGTTTGATGGGCCTGGCCAGCGGCGTGTCCGTTGCGCTGGCCCTGCTGGCACAGCACAAGTTCGGCATGGAGCCCTGCCCCTGGTGCATCCTGCAACGCATGATCTTCATCGTTCTGACGGTGCTGTGCCTGCTGGCCGCCGCCCTGCCCGGCGCGCTGCCACGTCGTGCGCTGTCGGCCCTCACCTTGCCCTTGACGCTGGGCGGCATCGGCGCAGCCCTGTGGCAGCACTTTGTGGCCGCCAAGTCGGCATCCTGCGCCCTGACCTTCGCCGACAAGCTCATCACCTTCGTTGGCGCTGACACGCGTTGGCCCGACATCTTCGAGGTGCGCGCCTCGTGTGCCGATGCCGCCGCCAGCGTGCTGGGCGTGCCCTTCGAGTTCTGGAGCCTGGCTTTGTTCGCCGTGGTGGGCATGGCCCTGCTCTACAGCATCGTCACCCCCGACCGCCGTGCTTGA
- a CDS encoding chorismate-binding protein, translating into MLDQDPSLPTALLDFPAHEGQEGPRQRWRFERPVRWLVAHDPSQVAGLLDAAHAHAKAGQWCVGWVAYEAAPGLDAHLPVKALPPGQPYAVWAVFDEAQPWAGDEIVPGAAASWSTGPWQADLDDEAATQRIQQIHELIRAGEVYQVNLTTQRHSAYQGEPSSLWPYFMALRRSQPQGYGLMLDARAACRAPGAVLSVSPELFFDWDGHTLTTRPMKGTAARGLDAQSDTEAAAHLRTSTKERAENLMIVDLLRNDLSRVAEVGSVQVPSLFDVQALPTVWQMTSTVTARSRAGLKLSEVFAALFPCGSVTGAPKRQAMHHIARLERSARGVYCGAVGMMAPGGRVTFNVPIRTVCVHTPPPPAPWSAHCGIGSGITLDATPAGEVAEWHAKQAFLKRADSPFQLLESMRLEQGQIPRLSLHLQRLAASAWHFGWAWGEAQEQRVREALNALCQAHPAGVHKVRLLLSVDGHINAQASPLIGPGSAPETHPPPWTPQSTSADLTPDDRPTVTVQLAEQAMPPADDFIRHKTTRRQAYAPFAPKDGAFDTLLFNQAGELTEFTIGNLALKLDGHWYTPPLAAGLLPGVMRASLLAQGALHERTLTLNDLAQAQGMALLNSVRGWLPVRLARA; encoded by the coding sequence GTGCTTGACCAAGACCCGAGCCTGCCCACCGCGCTGCTGGACTTCCCGGCGCACGAGGGGCAGGAAGGCCCGCGCCAGCGCTGGCGTTTCGAGCGCCCGGTGCGCTGGCTGGTGGCCCATGACCCCTCACAGGTGGCAGGCTTGCTGGACGCCGCACACGCCCACGCCAAGGCCGGCCAATGGTGTGTCGGCTGGGTGGCGTATGAAGCTGCACCGGGGCTGGATGCGCACCTGCCCGTCAAGGCCTTGCCGCCCGGCCAGCCTTATGCCGTGTGGGCCGTGTTCGATGAGGCCCAGCCCTGGGCCGGTGACGAGATCGTGCCGGGCGCAGCCGCAAGCTGGTCGACAGGCCCCTGGCAAGCCGACCTGGACGACGAGGCCGCCACACAGCGCATCCAGCAGATCCACGAACTGATCCGTGCTGGCGAGGTCTACCAGGTCAACCTGACCACGCAGCGCCACTCGGCCTACCAAGGCGAGCCCTCGTCCCTTTGGCCCTACTTCATGGCCTTGCGCCGCAGCCAGCCACAAGGCTACGGCTTGATGCTGGATGCACGCGCGGCCTGCCGTGCCCCAGGGGCGGTGTTGAGCGTGTCCCCAGAGCTGTTTTTTGACTGGGATGGCCACACGCTGACCACGCGCCCCATGAAGGGCACCGCTGCCCGCGGCCTGGATGCGCAGTCGGATACCGAGGCTGCAGCGCACCTGCGCACCAGCACCAAGGAGCGCGCAGAGAACCTCATGATCGTGGACCTGCTGCGCAACGACCTGTCGCGGGTCGCCGAAGTGGGCAGCGTGCAGGTGCCTTCGCTGTTTGATGTGCAGGCCTTGCCCACGGTGTGGCAGATGACCTCCACCGTCACGGCCCGAAGCCGCGCAGGCCTGAAACTCAGCGAGGTGTTTGCGGCGCTCTTCCCGTGTGGTTCGGTCACCGGCGCGCCCAAGCGCCAGGCCATGCACCACATCGCCCGGCTGGAGCGCAGCGCCCGTGGCGTTTACTGCGGCGCCGTGGGCATGATGGCGCCGGGCGGGCGGGTCACGTTCAACGTGCCCATCCGCACCGTGTGCGTGCACACCCCGCCGCCGCCTGCCCCGTGGTCCGCCCATTGCGGCATCGGCAGCGGCATCACGCTGGATGCCACGCCTGCCGGCGAAGTGGCCGAGTGGCATGCCAAACAAGCCTTTCTCAAGCGCGCCGACAGCCCCTTCCAGCTGCTGGAATCGATGCGGCTGGAGCAAGGCCAGATCCCGCGCCTGAGCCTGCACCTGCAACGCCTTGCCGCCAGTGCATGGCACTTTGGCTGGGCCTGGGGCGAGGCGCAAGAACAGCGCGTGCGAGAAGCCCTGAACGCGCTTTGTCAGGCGCACCCGGCCGGGGTGCACAAGGTGAGGCTGCTGTTGTCCGTCGATGGTCATATCAATGCCCAAGCCAGCCCTTTGATCGGCCCGGGCTCGGCTCCTGAGACGCATCCGCCACCGTGGACCCCGCAAAGTACGTCGGCAGACCTCACGCCCGATGATCGGCCGACCGTGACCGTTCAGCTGGCCGAACAGGCCATGCCCCCCGCTGACGACTTTATCCGCCACAAGACCACCAGGCGCCAGGCCTACGCGCCCTTCGCCCCCAAAGACGGGGCGTTCGACACCTTGCTGTTCAACCAGGCGGGCGAGCTCACCGAGTTCACCATCGGCAACCTGGCCTTGAAGCTCGATGGCCATTGGTACACCCCGCCCCTTGCCGCCGGCCTGCTGCCCGGCGTGATGCGCGCCAGCCTGCTGGCACAGGGCGCCTTGCACGAGCGCACGTTGACACTCAACGACCTTGCCCAGGCGCAAGGGATGGCATTGCTCAACAGCGTGCGCGGCTGGCTGCCGGTGCGTCTCGCTCGCGCTTAG
- a CDS encoding fasciclin domain-containing protein: MFKFARLPRLSLRQLTPVAAIASALFALTPAQATPFNLSAYLSCRHTQLTEFPGTIVDAAMATPQLSTLVSLVVAADLTGALSGKGPLTVFAPTNDAFAQVPGPLLDLIGSDPKLLTKVLTYHVTSGTADPRRSLIPTQVPTLQGQSLFLTYDADGASVNQSVASCKGVKTTNGTVWLIDSVLLPQFK; the protein is encoded by the coding sequence ATGTTCAAGTTCGCCCGCCTTCCTCGCCTGTCGCTGCGTCAACTGACCCCGGTCGCGGCCATTGCTTCCGCCCTCTTTGCCTTGACGCCCGCCCAGGCGACGCCCTTCAACCTGAGCGCCTACCTCAGTTGCCGCCACACCCAGCTCACCGAGTTCCCCGGCACCATCGTGGATGCGGCGATGGCCACGCCGCAATTGAGCACGCTGGTGTCCCTGGTGGTCGCGGCAGACCTGACCGGTGCGCTCTCCGGCAAAGGCCCGCTGACCGTGTTCGCGCCCACCAACGATGCCTTCGCCCAGGTTCCCGGGCCGCTGCTGGACCTCATCGGCAGCGATCCCAAACTGTTGACCAAGGTCCTCACCTACCACGTCACCAGCGGCACAGCCGACCCGCGCCGCAGCCTCATCCCCACACAGGTCCCCACCCTGCAGGGGCAAAGCCTGTTCCTGACCTATGACGCCGACGGTGCTTCAGTGAACCAGTCGGTGGCCAGTTGCAAGGGTGTGAAGACCACCAACGGTACGGTCTGGCTGATCGACAGCGTCTTGCTGCCACAATTCAAGTGA
- the gloA gene encoding lactoylglutathione lyase → MRLLHTMLRVGNLQRSIDFYTQVMGMTLLRTTDRPEQQYTLAFLGYGRNPEHAELELTYNYGVDQYELGTAYGHIAIGVDNAAAVCDAARAKMATLGGSVSREAGPIKGGTTVIAFLTDPDGYKLELIERPQAASELTQ, encoded by the coding sequence ATGCGACTGCTGCACACCATGCTGCGCGTTGGCAACCTCCAGCGCTCGATCGACTTCTACACCCAGGTCATGGGCATGACCTTGCTGCGCACCACCGACCGCCCGGAACAGCAATACACGCTGGCCTTCCTGGGCTACGGGCGCAATCCTGAACATGCCGAGCTGGAGCTGACCTACAACTACGGCGTCGACCAGTACGAACTGGGCACGGCCTACGGCCACATCGCCATTGGCGTCGACAACGCAGCAGCGGTCTGCGACGCCGCCCGCGCCAAGATGGCCACGCTCGGCGGTTCGGTTTCGCGTGAGGCCGGCCCCATCAAGGGCGGCACCACCGTCATCGCCTTCCTGACGGACCCGGATGGCTACAAGCTAGAGCTGATCGAACGCCCTCAGGCGGCCAGCGAGCTCACCCAGTAA
- the aroC gene encoding chorismate synthase, which produces MAGSTLGLLFTVTNFGESHGPAIGCVIDGCPPGMVLSEADIQPDLDRRRPGTSRHVTQRNEPDAVEILSGVYEGKTTGAPIALLIRNTDQRSKDYGNILQTFRPGHADYTYWHKYGIRDPRGGGRSSARMTAPMVAAGAVAKKWLREQFGTEIRACMTQLGTMPIAFEGWEHVPNNPFFAPNVSQIEALEAYMDELRKDGDSCGAKLIVEASGMPVGLGEPLFDKLDADIAYAMMGINAVKGVEIGAGFESVSQRGTVHGDELYPDGFASNHAGGVLGGISTGQDLRVAIAIKPTSSIRSPRQSIDLQGQPATVETFGRHDPCVGIRATPIAEAMLALVLIDHALRHRAQCGDVVVDTPQIAARRP; this is translated from the coding sequence ATGGCTGGCAGCACCCTTGGTCTTTTGTTCACGGTGACGAACTTTGGCGAATCGCATGGCCCGGCCATCGGTTGCGTGATCGACGGCTGCCCACCGGGCATGGTCTTGTCCGAAGCCGACATCCAGCCCGACCTGGATCGCCGCCGCCCTGGCACCTCGCGCCACGTCACCCAGCGCAATGAGCCGGATGCCGTCGAGATCCTCAGCGGTGTCTACGAAGGCAAAACCACGGGCGCGCCCATCGCCCTGCTGATCCGCAATACGGACCAGCGCAGCAAGGACTACGGCAACATCCTGCAGACCTTCCGCCCCGGGCACGCTGATTACACCTACTGGCACAAGTACGGCATCCGCGACCCGCGTGGTGGTGGCCGCTCTTCCGCCCGCATGACCGCCCCGATGGTGGCCGCCGGCGCCGTGGCCAAGAAGTGGCTGCGCGAGCAGTTCGGTACCGAGATCCGCGCCTGCATGACCCAGCTGGGTACCATGCCGATTGCTTTCGAGGGCTGGGAGCATGTGCCCAACAACCCCTTCTTTGCGCCCAACGTCAGCCAGATCGAGGCGCTGGAAGCCTATATGGACGAGTTGCGCAAGGACGGTGACTCCTGCGGGGCCAAGCTGATCGTCGAGGCGTCGGGCATGCCGGTGGGCCTGGGCGAGCCCCTGTTCGACAAGCTGGATGCCGACATCGCCTACGCGATGATGGGCATCAATGCGGTGAAGGGCGTGGAGATCGGCGCGGGCTTCGAGAGCGTGAGCCAGCGCGGCACGGTGCATGGCGACGAGCTGTACCCCGATGGCTTTGCCTCCAACCATGCTGGTGGCGTGCTGGGTGGCATTTCGACCGGGCAGGACCTGCGTGTGGCGATTGCCATCAAGCCGACCAGCTCGATCCGCTCGCCGCGCCAGTCCATCGACCTGCAGGGGCAGCCTGCCACGGTGGAAACCTTCGGGCGACACGATCCGTGTGTCGGCATCCGTGCCACGCCGATTGCCGAGGCGATGCTGGCGCTGGTGTTGATCGACCATGCCTTGCGCCATCGCGCACAGTGTGGTGATGTGGTCGTGGACACGCCTCAGATCGCGGCGCGCCGGCCCTGA
- a CDS encoding CBS domain-containing protein, whose translation MKVSDILRVKGSTLFTVQPDQPLSEATTTMAEHDIGSLVVMEHGDLVGMLTFREVIQGVVRNGGSVGAMTVRSVMDDHPLTCTPETEIDEVRRMMLNRHARYMPVMTQKTLMGVISFYDVAKAVVDGQDFENRMLKAYIRDWPVEEEAERERPALL comes from the coding sequence ATGAAAGTCAGCGATATCCTGCGAGTCAAAGGCAGCACCCTGTTCACCGTTCAGCCTGATCAGCCCCTGTCCGAGGCCACGACCACGATGGCCGAACATGACATTGGCTCGCTCGTGGTGATGGAACATGGCGACCTGGTCGGCATGCTCACGTTTCGCGAGGTGATCCAGGGCGTGGTGCGCAATGGCGGCTCCGTGGGCGCCATGACCGTGCGTTCGGTGATGGACGATCACCCCTTGACCTGCACGCCCGAAACCGAAATCGACGAAGTGCGTCGCATGATGCTCAACCGCCATGCGCGCTACATGCCGGTCATGACCCAAAAGACCCTGATGGGCGTGATCTCTTTCTACGACGTGGCCAAGGCCGTGGTGGACGGCCAGGACTTCGAAAACCGCATGCTCAAGGCCTACATTCGTGATTGGCCTGTCGAAGAGGAAGCCGAGCGCGAACGCCCCGCCTTGCTCTGA
- a CDS encoding YihY family inner membrane protein encodes MSTLQQWPWAQTYQTLRLRFREDHLGVTAGSLTFTTTIALVPLFTVMLALFSAFPVFARFRKVLEQQVLTGMVPDAIAKPVLLSLTKFATKASQMGGLGLVALGVTAMALMLTIDHTLNSIWRVRTVRPIAQRVLVYWAALTLGPLLVGASLSLTSYLLSASGGLVDELPGGVSFLLSMIVFMLQTAGFASLYKFVPNTFVRWEHAWGGALFASTGLELGQKGLAIYLSKVPVYSTIYGAFAAVPLFLIWIYLSWLIILLGAVVTAYTPSLLSQVKRWPDTPGHRFALALAVLRALLAERHGSVRGLTAEQLAQRLRTDPLQIEPLLELLQGLDWIGLLDEPQVGTGGRFVLLCDPQATLVAPLVGEVLLRPDGFTEGFWSRAGMDRMTLAEALS; translated from the coding sequence GTGAGCACGCTTCAGCAGTGGCCCTGGGCTCAGACTTATCAGACCTTGCGCCTGCGTTTCCGCGAGGATCACCTGGGCGTCACGGCAGGCAGCCTGACATTCACGACCACGATTGCGCTGGTGCCGCTGTTCACCGTGATGCTGGCCTTGTTCAGCGCCTTCCCGGTGTTCGCGCGTTTTCGCAAGGTGCTCGAGCAGCAAGTGTTGACCGGCATGGTGCCGGATGCCATCGCCAAGCCGGTGCTGCTGTCGCTGACCAAGTTTGCGACCAAGGCCAGCCAGATGGGCGGGCTGGGGCTGGTGGCGCTGGGTGTCACGGCCATGGCGCTGATGCTGACCATCGACCACACGCTCAACAGCATCTGGCGCGTGCGCACGGTGAGGCCGATTGCGCAGCGCGTGCTGGTGTACTGGGCTGCCCTGACCCTGGGGCCCTTGCTGGTCGGGGCCAGCTTGTCGCTGACGTCCTACCTATTGTCGGCCTCCGGTGGGCTGGTGGACGAGTTGCCCGGTGGCGTGAGCTTCCTGCTGAGCATGATCGTGTTCATGCTGCAGACGGCCGGTTTCGCCTCGCTGTACAAGTTTGTGCCCAACACCTTCGTGCGCTGGGAGCACGCCTGGGGCGGGGCGCTGTTCGCGTCAACCGGCCTGGAGTTGGGGCAGAAGGGGCTGGCGATCTACCTGTCCAAGGTGCCGGTCTACTCGACCATCTATGGCGCTTTCGCGGCCGTGCCGCTGTTCCTGATCTGGATCTATCTCAGCTGGTTGATCATCTTGCTGGGCGCGGTGGTGACGGCCTACACGCCCAGCCTGTTGTCACAGGTCAAGCGCTGGCCAGACACACCAGGCCATCGCTTTGCCTTGGCCCTGGCTGTGTTGCGCGCCTTGCTGGCCGAGCGGCACGGTTCGGTGCGTGGCCTGACGGCGGAACAACTGGCGCAGCGCCTGCGCACGGACCCTTTGCAGATCGAGCCCTTGCTGGAGTTGTTGCAGGGGCTGGACTGGATCGGTTTGCTGGACGAGCCGCAGGTTGGCACGGGTGGGCGTTTTGTCCTGCTGTGTGATCCGCAGGCCACCCTGGTGGCGCCGCTGGTGGGCGAGGTGCTGTTGCGGCCTGATGGCTTCACAGAAGGCTTCTGGAGCCGCGCGGGCATGGACCGCATGACCCTGGCGGAAGCCTTGTCCTGA
- a CDS encoding DUF2069 domain-containing protein, producing MRDHTARVDPRREIFEMSTPPSTPTSTPTAPEDDSHTETVVGQHPAERLMRIDRMRLLNVALLLALISLGLSWELWLAPLKGGSGALALKVLPLTLAIAGMLKHRLYTYRWMSLLIWLYFTEGVMRATSDTGLSQILAGIEVTLSAALFTACAVYVRLRLRVLPPKVKAGKGAAKADQPA from the coding sequence ATGCGCGACCACACAGCCCGTGTCGACCCGCGTCGTGAAATTTTCGAGATGAGCACGCCCCCTTCCACCCCTACTTCCACCCCCACCGCCCCTGAAGACGACAGCCACACCGAAACCGTCGTCGGCCAGCACCCCGCTGAGCGCCTGATGCGCATCGACCGCATGCGCCTGCTCAATGTGGCCCTGCTGCTGGCCTTGATCAGCCTGGGCTTGAGCTGGGAGTTGTGGCTGGCCCCGCTCAAGGGCGGCAGCGGCGCGCTCGCGCTCAAGGTGCTGCCCCTGACGCTGGCCATTGCCGGCATGCTCAAACACAGGCTCTACACCTACCGCTGGATGTCCCTGCTGATCTGGCTGTACTTCACCGAAGGCGTGATGCGTGCCACCAGCGATACCGGCTTGTCGCAGATCCTGGCCGGCATTGAAGTCACCCTGAGCGCCGCGCTGTTCACCGCCTGCGCGGTGTATGTCCGTCTGCGTTTGCGCGTGCTGCCACCCAAGGTCAAGGCTGGCAAGGGCGCCGCCAAAGCCGATCAGCCCGCATGA
- a CDS encoding FAD-binding oxidoreductase: protein MNTLLDALRAVVGQAHVLVPRDASDPEFSRHQTDWRGRYHGWAMAIVRPASTGEVAEVIKLCAAHRAGVVPQGGHTGLVGGGVPDASGQQIVLSLQRMNKVLSVDVANLSMTVEAGCLLAEVQQAADDAGLLFPLSLASEGSCTIGGNLATNAGGTHVLRYGTARELCLGLEAVTAQGDIWNGLKSLRKDNTGYDLRDLLIGSEGTLGIITRASLRLYPKPASRLSALVACDTIEQTLALLTLARRTLDASLCGFEAMQAYPIALTLRHKPEQAKAARALLRANASAQDISPEWSVLIDTSSPHSQASLQAQLEDTLSQALQAGLIQQASIAQSDTQYREMWALRETIPLAEKVEGQMVKHDIGVPTSCIPAFLAQAEQALSKAFPGCRIVCFGHLGDGNLHFNVQSPVGIDDQAFLLQHEHAVNTIVYDIAVSLGGTISAEHGIGQLKREELGRRQGQIGTGLMRAIKQALDPQGLLNPGRLLP from the coding sequence ATGAACACCCTGCTGGACGCCCTGCGCGCCGTGGTCGGCCAGGCCCATGTCCTGGTCCCACGTGATGCGAGCGATCCCGAGTTCAGCCGCCATCAAACCGATTGGCGAGGCCGCTATCACGGGTGGGCCATGGCCATCGTGCGACCGGCCAGTACAGGCGAAGTCGCCGAGGTGATCAAGCTGTGCGCGGCGCATCGGGCCGGCGTCGTGCCGCAAGGCGGCCACACGGGCCTGGTAGGCGGCGGTGTGCCGGACGCCAGCGGCCAGCAGATCGTGCTGAGCCTGCAGCGCATGAACAAGGTGCTGTCGGTGGATGTGGCCAACTTGTCCATGACCGTCGAAGCAGGTTGCCTGCTGGCGGAGGTGCAACAAGCGGCTGACGATGCAGGCCTGCTGTTCCCGCTCAGCCTGGCCTCTGAAGGCAGTTGCACCATCGGCGGCAACCTGGCCACCAACGCGGGCGGCACCCATGTGCTGCGCTACGGCACCGCGCGCGAACTCTGCCTGGGCCTGGAAGCCGTGACCGCCCAAGGCGACATCTGGAACGGACTGAAGAGCCTGCGCAAGGACAACACTGGCTACGACCTGCGCGACCTGCTCATCGGCAGCGAAGGCACCTTGGGCATCATCACCCGCGCCAGCCTGCGGCTGTACCCCAAGCCCGCATCCCGGCTGTCGGCGCTGGTGGCCTGTGACACCATCGAGCAAACCCTGGCGCTGTTGACCCTGGCGCGCCGCACGCTGGACGCCTCGCTCTGCGGTTTCGAAGCGATGCAGGCCTACCCGATCGCCCTCACCTTGCGCCACAAGCCCGAGCAGGCCAAGGCGGCCCGCGCGCTGCTGCGTGCCAATGCCAGCGCCCAGGACATCTCACCCGAGTGGAGCGTGCTCATTGACACCAGCAGCCCGCACAGCCAGGCCAGCCTTCAGGCCCAGCTTGAAGACACCCTGTCGCAGGCTTTGCAAGCAGGCCTGATCCAGCAAGCCAGCATCGCCCAGTCAGACACGCAATACCGCGAGATGTGGGCCTTGCGCGAAACCATTCCGCTGGCCGAGAAGGTCGAGGGGCAGATGGTCAAGCACGACATCGGTGTGCCCACCTCCTGCATCCCCGCCTTTCTGGCCCAAGCTGAACAAGCCTTGTCCAAGGCCTTTCCCGGCTGCCGCATCGTGTGCTTCGGGCACCTGGGTGACGGCAACCTGCACTTCAACGTGCAGAGCCCCGTCGGCATCGACGATCAGGCCTTTCTGCTTCAACACGAACACGCCGTCAACACCATCGTGTACGACATCGCTGTGAGCCTGGGCGGCACGATCTCGGCCGAGCATGGCATCGGGCAACTCAAACGCGAGGAACTGGGCAGGCGACAAGGCCAGATCGGCACGGGCCTGATGCGCGCCATCAAGCAGGCGCTGGACCCGCAAGGCCTGCTCAACCCCGGCAGGCTGCTGCCCTGA
- a CDS encoding DUF1178 family protein → MLVVDLHCSQGHHFEGWFASADDLSSQKARGLLTCPVCGDHEVTRLPSAPHLNTSGLKERLPAVAGGATGRDNVAQVQRVQPVSQKPVSSVAASERPAHDSLPAEAQEAMAALQALYLKAVRHVVEHTEDVGERFADEARSIHHGDAPERAIRGQATEEEKQALREEGIDILSMPIPEGFEGPLQ, encoded by the coding sequence ATGCTGGTGGTTGATCTGCACTGCTCACAGGGGCATCACTTCGAAGGCTGGTTTGCGTCCGCCGACGATCTGTCGTCCCAGAAGGCGCGCGGCTTGCTGACTTGTCCTGTCTGTGGTGACCATGAGGTCACACGCCTGCCGTCCGCGCCGCATCTCAACACATCGGGCTTGAAGGAACGCTTGCCTGCTGTGGCCGGTGGGGCAACGGGGCGCGACAACGTGGCCCAGGTGCAGCGCGTGCAGCCGGTATCGCAGAAGCCGGTTTCCTCGGTAGCAGCAAGCGAGCGCCCCGCGCATGACTCTCTGCCTGCCGAAGCCCAGGAGGCTATGGCCGCTTTGCAGGCGCTCTACCTCAAGGCGGTGCGCCATGTGGTCGAGCACACCGAGGACGTCGGTGAGCGCTTCGCGGACGAGGCCCGCAGCATCCACCATGGTGATGCGCCCGAGCGGGCCATCCGTGGGCAGGCCACGGAAGAAGAAAAACAGGCATTGCGGGAAGAGGGCATCGACATCCTGAGCATGCCGATTCCTGAAGGGTTCGAGGGGCCCTTGCAGTAA